In the genome of Verrucomicrobiia bacterium, one region contains:
- a CDS encoding glycoside hydrolase family 15 protein, with amino-acid sequence MNYQPIENYGVIGDLHSAALVGRDGSIDFMSFPRFNSPTIFAALLDHARGGRFKLSPQMGEVRNKQLYLPDSNMLLTRFLGVDGVAEVSDFMPITDMGHAHNLVRRAKAVKGEVHFRMLMAPRFDYGRAEHRVEKKDGEVLFVSRGRDGTALRLRSEVPVKIVNGDAVAEFKLRAGETAAFVLEEAVAGAASPSSVPRYVEDSFKQTLNFWRSWLARSQYRGRWREVVDRSALTLKLLTSAPNGSIVAAPTFGLPEELGGVRNWDYRYTWIRDASFTIYALMRLGYTSEAAAFMRWIEARCNELKPDGSLQLMYGIDGGHDLTEQELTHFEGYHKSAPVRIGNGACGQLQLDIYGELMDSVYLYNKYGEPISYDFWENLVRLIDWVCDHWEQPDEGIWEVRGGRQEFLYSRIMCWVAVDRGIRLATKRSFPAPLPRWCAVRDRIYQDVYAHFWDRELQAFVQHKGSKCLDASCLLMPLVKFISASDPRWIKTMKAIEETLVEDSLVYRYDTRNGGDGLSGGEGTFSMCSFWYVECLARSGDLEKARFCFEKTLGYANHLGLFAEEIGPLGTQLGNFPQAFTHLALISAAHELERRLEKG; translated from the coding sequence ATGAACTACCAACCCATTGAGAATTACGGCGTGATTGGCGATCTGCACAGTGCCGCCCTGGTCGGGCGCGACGGCTCCATCGATTTCATGTCGTTTCCGCGGTTCAATTCCCCGACCATTTTTGCCGCGCTCCTCGATCACGCGCGGGGCGGACGCTTCAAATTGAGTCCGCAGATGGGCGAAGTGCGCAACAAGCAGCTCTATCTGCCGGATTCAAACATGTTGCTGACGCGCTTTCTGGGCGTGGACGGCGTGGCAGAGGTCTCGGATTTCATGCCCATCACGGACATGGGCCACGCCCACAATCTGGTGCGGCGCGCGAAGGCGGTGAAAGGCGAGGTGCACTTCCGCATGCTCATGGCACCGCGGTTTGACTACGGCCGGGCCGAGCATCGCGTGGAAAAGAAGGACGGTGAGGTGCTGTTCGTTTCGCGAGGCCGGGACGGCACCGCCCTGCGTTTGCGGTCCGAGGTGCCGGTAAAAATCGTCAACGGCGATGCCGTGGCGGAATTCAAGTTGCGGGCGGGCGAAACAGCGGCGTTTGTTTTGGAGGAGGCGGTGGCCGGTGCCGCGTCGCCGTCGTCGGTGCCGCGTTACGTGGAAGATTCGTTCAAGCAGACCCTCAACTTTTGGCGGAGCTGGCTGGCGCGTTCCCAATACCGCGGCCGCTGGCGTGAGGTCGTTGACCGCTCCGCGCTGACATTGAAGCTCCTCACGTCGGCGCCCAACGGATCAATTGTCGCCGCGCCCACGTTCGGTTTGCCGGAGGAGCTGGGGGGCGTGCGCAACTGGGATTATCGCTACACGTGGATACGGGATGCATCCTTCACGATCTACGCGTTGATGCGGCTGGGTTATACGTCCGAAGCCGCGGCGTTCATGCGATGGATTGAAGCGCGCTGCAACGAACTGAAACCGGACGGGTCGTTGCAGTTGATGTATGGCATCGACGGCGGACACGATCTGACGGAGCAGGAGCTGACCCACTTCGAAGGCTATCACAAATCGGCGCCCGTGCGCATCGGCAACGGCGCCTGCGGCCAGTTGCAGCTCGACATTTACGGCGAGCTGATGGATTCGGTCTATCTCTACAACAAATATGGCGAGCCCATTTCCTACGATTTTTGGGAGAATCTGGTCCGGCTGATCGACTGGGTTTGTGACCATTGGGAGCAGCCGGACGAGGGCATCTGGGAAGTGCGCGGCGGGCGGCAGGAATTTTTGTATTCCCGCATCATGTGCTGGGTGGCCGTGGACCGCGGCATCCGGCTGGCGACCAAGCGCTCCTTTCCCGCCCCGTTGCCGCGCTGGTGTGCGGTGCGCGACCGCATTTACCAGGACGTTTACGCGCATTTCTGGGATCGTGAACTGCAGGCTTTCGTGCAGCACAAGGGCTCCAAGTGTCTGGACGCTTCTTGTTTGCTGATGCCGCTGGTCAAGTTCATCAGCGCCAGCGACCCGCGCTGGATCAAGACCATGAAGGCGATCGAGGAGACGTTGGTGGAGGATTCACTCGTGTATCGCTATGACACCCGCAACGGCGGCGACGGGCTGTCGGGCGGCGAAGGCACCTTCAGCATGTGCTCCTTCTGGTATGTGGAATGCCTCGCCCGGTCTGGCGATCTGGAAAAGGCGCGTTTCTGTTTCGAGAAGACGCTGGGCTACGCCAATCACCTGGGACTCTTCGCCGAGGAAATCGGACCGCTGGGCACGCAGCTGGGCAATTTCCCCCAGGCCTTCACGCATCTTGCTCTCATCAGCGCCGCCCACGAGCTTGAGCGGCGTCTGGAGAAGGGCTGA
- the ptsP gene encoding phosphoenolpyruvate--protein phosphotransferase, protein MSLEFNFVCPLPNGVHARPASAFEEIARAFGAEVVLTNSRTGRAANGKSVLAIVGADIRKNDPCLMKISGPDEAEAMAVLSGFLTREFPHCDDALPPAPARSSNGKSPLPPVLRETSATVRHGLPVVSGIGQGEVVQICGLQVPASIPLTGDVDLAAEIRTVDAALTSLVDHYEERMTRHTSQLERDLLKAHRSVARDPEFRAKLHESLRQPGRTAAGAIADAEAHFTSILAASDSLLLRERALDVRDVCSQLLRQIHGKQAGAAEVKLPETAIVVAETLTPGQFLRLDRSRLKGLVLGHAGTTSHTVILARSFGIPTLTGIPELASARLHGREAILDGDAGLLVTDLTESIRKYYGKEQKRLAARRGYQRRFIHQPGMTSDGHHVEVAGNVATAEEAAAVFAEGAEGIGLLRTEILFLDRDMPPDEAEQFEEYQSILREAGDRPVIIRTVDIGGDKPLPYLKLPSEENPFLGYRAVRIYPEFESLFRTQIRALVRASAHGTLKVMIPMVTSMDEVRWVRRIIQEEQARCASQGIAFNPRMPVGAMIEVPAAAFLLDKLCQELDFFSIGSNDLLQYFAAADRANPRLTRLQNRLQPAFLRLLKKIVDDVHAAGKWVGICGEMGAQAPCMPLLVGFGVDEISVATTAVMALKAELASWPAAACRELAAEALNRETADEVMALTEQHATRRLAPLIAPELVLLDADCATKEDAIEHAVNQLYVVGRSEHPNLLEQAIWQREAAYSTGFGHGFAIPHCKSDAVLKSSLVILKLRTPVDWGSLDHQPVNFIILMAIREEEQANAHMKILSRLARKVMDEGFRAELVQANEPGALCAFLRSNLEA, encoded by the coding sequence ATGTCGCTCGAATTCAACTTCGTTTGTCCCCTGCCCAACGGGGTGCATGCCCGACCGGCCAGCGCCTTCGAGGAAATCGCGCGTGCTTTTGGGGCGGAGGTGGTCCTCACCAACTCCCGCACCGGCCGGGCGGCCAATGGCAAAAGCGTCCTCGCCATCGTCGGCGCGGACATCCGCAAGAACGACCCCTGTCTGATGAAAATCAGCGGCCCCGATGAAGCCGAGGCCATGGCCGTGCTCTCCGGATTTCTGACCCGCGAATTCCCGCACTGCGACGATGCCCTGCCGCCCGCCCCGGCGCGCAGCAGCAACGGCAAATCACCGCTTCCGCCCGTGCTGCGCGAGACGAGCGCCACGGTCCGCCACGGCCTGCCGGTTGTCAGCGGCATCGGCCAGGGGGAGGTCGTGCAGATCTGCGGCCTGCAGGTGCCCGCCTCCATTCCTCTGACCGGCGACGTGGATTTGGCCGCGGAAATCCGCACCGTGGATGCCGCCCTGACTTCGTTGGTGGATCATTACGAGGAACGGATGACGCGGCACACGTCGCAACTCGAACGCGACCTGTTGAAGGCGCACCGCTCCGTGGCGCGCGATCCGGAATTTCGCGCCAAGCTCCACGAATCACTGCGGCAGCCCGGGCGGACCGCCGCAGGCGCCATTGCCGATGCCGAGGCGCATTTCACCAGCATTCTCGCCGCCTCGGACAGTCTGCTGCTGCGCGAACGCGCCCTTGACGTGCGGGATGTGTGTTCCCAGTTGTTGCGCCAGATCCACGGCAAACAGGCCGGGGCGGCGGAGGTGAAGCTGCCCGAGACCGCCATTGTTGTCGCCGAGACGCTGACGCCAGGACAGTTCCTGCGCCTGGATCGTTCGCGGCTCAAGGGCCTCGTCCTCGGCCACGCGGGCACCACGTCGCATACCGTCATTCTGGCGCGCTCGTTTGGCATTCCCACGCTCACCGGCATTCCCGAACTGGCCTCGGCCCGGCTCCACGGCCGGGAGGCCATCCTGGATGGTGACGCCGGACTGCTGGTCACTGACCTCACCGAATCCATCCGCAAGTATTACGGCAAGGAACAAAAAAGGCTGGCCGCCCGCCGCGGCTATCAACGCCGTTTCATTCATCAACCCGGCATGACGTCGGATGGCCACCACGTGGAAGTGGCCGGCAACGTTGCCACCGCTGAAGAAGCCGCCGCGGTTTTTGCCGAAGGCGCGGAGGGCATCGGGTTGCTGCGCACCGAGATTTTGTTTCTCGACCGGGACATGCCGCCGGACGAAGCCGAGCAGTTTGAGGAGTATCAATCCATCCTGCGCGAAGCCGGCGACCGGCCCGTCATCATTCGCACGGTGGACATCGGCGGCGACAAGCCCCTGCCCTACCTGAAGCTGCCCTCCGAGGAAAACCCGTTCCTCGGCTATCGCGCTGTTCGCATCTACCCGGAATTTGAATCCCTTTTCCGCACGCAAATCCGCGCGCTGGTGCGGGCCTCGGCGCACGGCACGCTCAAGGTCATGATCCCGATGGTGACCAGCATGGACGAAGTGCGCTGGGTGCGGCGGATCATTCAGGAGGAACAGGCGCGTTGCGCCAGCCAGGGCATCGCCTTCAATCCGCGCATGCCCGTTGGTGCGATGATTGAAGTGCCCGCCGCCGCCTTCCTGCTGGACAAGCTCTGCCAGGAACTGGATTTCTTCAGCATCGGCTCGAATGACCTGCTCCAGTATTTTGCCGCAGCCGACCGCGCCAATCCGCGCCTCACCCGCCTGCAAAACCGGCTGCAACCCGCCTTTCTCCGGCTGCTCAAAAAAATCGTGGACGACGTGCACGCGGCGGGCAAATGGGTTGGCATCTGCGGAGAGATGGGGGCGCAGGCGCCATGCATGCCGTTGCTCGTCGGCTTCGGTGTGGACGAAATCAGCGTCGCCACCACGGCGGTCATGGCGTTGAAGGCGGAACTGGCCTCGTGGCCCGCCGCGGCCTGCCGGGAACTGGCGGCCGAGGCGTTGAACCGCGAAACCGCCGACGAAGTCATGGCGTTGACCGAACAACACGCCACCCGCCGGCTGGCCCCGTTGATCGCGCCGGAACTGGTGCTGCTGGACGCCGACTGCGCTACGAAGGAGGACGCGATTGAACACGCCGTCAACCAGCTCTATGTCGTGGGCCGCAGCGAGCACCCCAATCTGCTGGAGCAGGCCATTTGGCAGCGCGAAGCCGCCTATTCGACCGGATTCGGTCACGGGTTTGCGATTCCGCATTGCAAATCCGACGCTGTGCTCAAGAGCTCCTTGGTGATTCTCAAACTCCGCACGCCCGTGGACTGGGGCTCCCTTGATCATCAGCCGGTAAATTTCATCATTCTGATGGCCATCCGGGAGGAGGAACAGGCGAACGCGCACATGAAGATTCTCTCACGCCTGGCCCGCAAAGTGATGGATGAGGGATTCCGTGCCGAGCTCGTCCAGGCCAATGAGCCCGGCGCGCTCTGCGCCTTCCTCCGGTCGAACCTGGAAGCCTGA
- a CDS encoding PTS fructose transporter subunit IIB, which produces MKIVAVTACPTGIAHTYMAAEKLEKTAKKMGHTIKVETQGAMGIENELTQPEIDAAAVAILATDIALEQPERFANIRKIQVPVQEALKNPEGILAQCTTS; this is translated from the coding sequence ATGAAAATCGTAGCCGTAACCGCCTGCCCCACCGGCATCGCCCACACTTACATGGCGGCCGAAAAACTCGAAAAAACCGCCAAAAAAATGGGCCATACCATCAAGGTCGAAACCCAGGGCGCCATGGGCATCGAAAACGAACTGACCCAGCCCGAAATTGACGCCGCCGCCGTCGCCATCCTGGCCACAGACATCGCGCTGGAGCAGCCCGAACGCTTTGCGAACATCCGGAAAATTCAGGTGCCGGTCCAGGAAGCCTTGAAAAATCCCGAAGGCATCCTCGCCCAGTGCACGACCAGTTGA
- a CDS encoding PTS fructose transporter subunit IIC, whose protein sequence is MKAILEKHKQYLLTGVSHVIPLIACGGILIAVSLAYAFHFHLLDAHGGPDPTQGPWFVQDMFTIGVTAFKLFPAVLGGFIAFGMAGKPGLVPGFVGGLIAGTNQTIDGKTVSAGFLGALIIGLIAGHIVNWLKKLPTPKMLKPIMPIIVIPIISALPVGMLMLALNLPMAKLMITLNQGLENMQSGSQVILAMVLGAMIAFDMGGPVNKTAFFFGVAMIQQNNFAIMGACAAAICTPPLGLGLATLLGRKRWGEEQREAGLAALGMGMIGITEGAIPFAAADPVRVIPSIMFGSMVAAVVAMLGGVGDHAPHGGPIVLPVVDNRMVYVLAILAGAATTAITINTLKKLTEKPALGPASAAS, encoded by the coding sequence ATGAAGGCCATACTGGAGAAACACAAGCAATACCTGTTGACCGGCGTTTCCCACGTCATTCCGCTGATTGCTTGCGGGGGAATTCTTATCGCCGTTTCGCTGGCCTATGCTTTTCATTTCCATTTGTTGGATGCACATGGTGGGCCGGACCCGACGCAGGGCCCCTGGTTTGTGCAGGACATGTTCACCATCGGGGTCACGGCCTTCAAATTGTTTCCCGCCGTGCTGGGCGGATTCATCGCCTTCGGCATGGCCGGCAAACCGGGGCTGGTTCCTGGTTTTGTGGGCGGCTTGATCGCCGGCACCAATCAAACGATCGACGGCAAAACGGTCAGCGCTGGTTTTTTGGGAGCGCTGATCATCGGCCTGATCGCCGGCCACATCGTCAATTGGCTGAAGAAGCTGCCTACGCCGAAAATGCTCAAGCCGATCATGCCGATTATTGTCATTCCAATTATATCTGCCTTGCCGGTCGGCATGCTGATGCTCGCGCTGAATCTGCCCATGGCAAAACTGATGATCACCCTCAACCAAGGCTTGGAAAACATGCAGAGCGGTTCGCAGGTGATTCTGGCCATGGTGCTGGGAGCGATGATCGCCTTCGACATGGGCGGGCCGGTCAACAAGACCGCATTTTTCTTTGGGGTGGCCATGATCCAGCAGAATAATTTCGCCATCATGGGCGCGTGCGCGGCCGCCATTTGCACGCCTCCCCTGGGCCTGGGCCTCGCCACCCTGCTCGGCCGCAAACGATGGGGCGAGGAGCAGCGCGAAGCCGGGCTGGCTGCCCTGGGCATGGGCATGATTGGCATCACGGAGGGCGCCATCCCGTTTGCCGCCGCGGATCCCGTGCGGGTCATCCCTTCGATCATGTTTGGCTCGATGGTCGCCGCCGTCGTCGCCATGCTGGGCGGCGTGGGCGATCATGCACCGCATGGCGGCCCCATTGTTTTGCCGGTCGTGGACAACCGCATGGTTTACGTGCTGGCCATTCTCGCCGGCGCGGCCACCACGGCCATAACCATCAACACATTGAAGAAACTAACCGAAAAGCCGGCCTTGGGGCCGGCATCCGCAGCATCATGA
- a CDS encoding MFS transporter, with protein sequence MASIATTTSPSTSSGNGKSYRGSFAIMTSLFFMWGFMTVFNDILIPRFKEAFTLDYFHAMLVQLAFFGAYFIGSLLYFAISATTGDPIAKIGYKNGVVIGLLISASGSALFWPAAGAASYPMFLAALFIVGLGFAMLQIAANPYVTILGSEKTASSRLNLAQGFNSIGTTIGPLIGGWLIFQYFAKTGAHGADSVKVPYLAFCIIFLILAGVFFFIHLPHVGEGHVEPGAGALKFPHVVLGVIAIFMYVGGEVSVGSAIINFLGQPSVAGLKEIDASKYVSIYWGGLMIGRFMGSVELSEMKKRNKQVLLVLIPLLAYLLLWVAKSAPLDALHNGTGASVFSQWRDEFVKNWAVFKVYLPFIGLCWLLFQFGKAMAGRTLMIFSLMVVALLLTAIL encoded by the coding sequence ATGGCCTCCATCGCAACTACGACTTCGCCCTCCACCTCGTCGGGCAACGGCAAATCGTATCGCGGCTCGTTCGCGATCATGACGTCGTTGTTCTTCATGTGGGGATTCATGACCGTGTTCAACGACATTCTGATTCCCCGCTTCAAGGAGGCGTTCACGCTGGACTATTTTCACGCAATGCTCGTGCAATTGGCCTTCTTCGGTGCCTACTTCATCGGGTCATTGTTATATTTCGCCATTTCAGCCACCACGGGTGATCCAATTGCCAAGATTGGCTACAAAAACGGTGTGGTCATTGGGCTCCTGATTTCGGCTTCAGGTAGTGCGTTGTTCTGGCCGGCGGCCGGAGCCGCATCGTATCCGATGTTCTTGGCGGCGCTGTTCATTGTCGGTCTCGGTTTTGCCATGCTGCAAATCGCGGCCAATCCGTATGTCACGATCCTTGGATCGGAAAAGACGGCGTCCAGCCGGCTGAATCTCGCGCAGGGTTTCAATTCCATTGGCACGACGATTGGGCCGTTGATCGGCGGCTGGCTCATATTTCAATACTTCGCGAAAACCGGCGCGCATGGAGCGGATTCGGTGAAAGTGCCCTACCTCGCGTTCTGCATCATCTTCCTGATTCTCGCGGGGGTGTTCTTTTTCATCCACCTCCCGCACGTGGGAGAGGGGCATGTTGAACCCGGTGCGGGTGCGTTGAAATTCCCGCACGTCGTGCTCGGGGTCATCGCCATTTTCATGTATGTCGGTGGCGAGGTGTCGGTTGGCAGCGCCATCATCAACTTTTTGGGGCAGCCCAGCGTGGCGGGCTTGAAGGAGATCGACGCCAGTAAATACGTGTCCATTTACTGGGGCGGCTTGATGATTGGACGTTTCATGGGCTCGGTGGAATTGAGCGAGATGAAGAAACGCAACAAACAAGTGCTGCTGGTGCTCATTCCTTTGCTGGCCTACCTCTTGTTGTGGGTGGCCAAGAGCGCGCCGCTCGATGCGCTGCATAATGGGACCGGGGCGTCGGTGTTTTCGCAGTGGCGCGACGAGTTCGTGAAAAACTGGGCGGTGTTCAAGGTCTATCTGCCCTT